The DNA segment CGCGTGGCACCTGCGAGGGCGGCACCAGGCGCATGGCCGTGGCGGCGGACATCGACCAGAATCCGCCGATCACTACGCCCAGCAGTGCACGGCCCACCATGTAGGTGGCGTAATTGGGCGCCCAAGCCACGACGGCACCTGACACCGCCATCAGGCCAGTCAGCGCGAGCAGCAAGGACTTGCGGTTGATATTGCGGGCCACAATGGAGATCGACAGGCTGGTCAGCACCGCGAACGCGCCGGAGATGGCGATGCCGTAGCCCGCGGCCCCCTTGCTGACTGCCAGATCGGCGGCGATCGGCGTGAGCAGGCTGACGGGCATGAACTCCGACGCAATCAATGCGAACACGCACAGCGTCATGGCGAACACACCACCCCACCTCGCGGGTCGTGTCTGCGTCAGATCTTCCATGCCCTCAGCCGGCACGGTGGTTGCAGCGCCCGTCATGCCCTTGACCCCGGTCGTTTGGCATACTGATAAAAGTTGAATGCTGTGGTTTGCATGTCAGTGAGCACCAGTTGCCCGGGTTGCATTGGACAGTGCTTGCCGGGCACGGTATGCGGATTCACTGCCCACGTGATTGGCCAGCACTTCAGCAAGCTGCCGCAGTTGGTCGGCGGTGATACCCACATTCATGCTGATGCGCATGTGCGATTGCAGCTGGGATTCCGCGCCCGGCAGCATGGACAGCATGCTGACCGTGGCGATCTCCCGGCTCTGCCAGTCGAGGTTGTCGCGCTCGAAGATGTCGCCGAACAGGTGTGTCTTGAGGTATTCGTCGATGACCGGTGCGAAGTCGAACAGCGGGCCCTCTGCAGGCTTCGCCAACAGTCTGGTCTGGTTTGCGGCACCCGCCGCTAGGAGTGCATCCCCTTGCGGAATCACCTTGCCGGGTCCGCGTCCGGGCGCATCCTCGATGCCGCGCTGCCTGCGCGCGTCCAGGACGGTCATGAACTCGTCCAGTGCGTTGAGGCTTCTGGGAAAGCCGGCGTAGGCGTAAACCTGCACCAGGACCTCTTTGACATCGCTCACCGTCAGTCCCGCGTCCAGGCCCCGCTCGAGGGCAGCGCCCAGCCCGGCCATCTCTCCCGATGCAGCGAACGCCGCAATGGGGACGATGGCGCGCTGCCGATCCGAGAGCGTGTCGGATGGGGTCTGATCACCGCGCATTTCCGGGTCATTCCGTTTGTCGGGTGCCGCGTGGCAGACCGCTGTCGTGCAGAAGAGCACGCCCGCAAGGAAGCCTGCACTCGCCAGGCGACATACCGCTTCAACGCGCGTTGTACTGGGCATCGCTGACCTTCTCCATCCACTCCACGTTCTTGCCCTCCACCGTGCCTGTAACGGCCAGGTGGCTCATGGCCGTGGCAGGCGCCGCACCGTGCCAATGCTTTACCCCGGGTGGACACACGACCACGTCACCTGGATGCAACTCCTGCACAGCTTTACCCCATTGCTGGGTGAGCCCCCCGCCAGAGACGATCATCAAGCGCTGGCCTGCGGGATGGGTATGCCATGCGGAACGCGCGCCAGGCTCGAACGTCACCATGGCACCCGAGGCATTCAGGTGATCGTCCGCCTGCCAGAGGGGGTCAATCCGTACGTGGCCGGTGAAATAGTCGGCCGGACCAACCTGCGAGGGCTGGCTTCCCACACGCTTGATCTCCTGGGCATCAGTCGACCCCATGGGCTCGACTGCGTCGACCGAGCCGATGGGCAGCATCGCTGCCAGCAACCCGGCTCCAAGCGCAGAAGTATTCATTCAAAGGTTCCTCGGAAGTGATGTCAGCGACCGAACCGCGTTCGCAATGGACGCGCGTTAGCGGAGGTTCTGCTTGAAAAAGGAGGTCAGCTTCTCGAACGGGATCACGTCGGTTCTGTCGTAGAGATCCACGTGCCCTGCACCTTTCACCCAGTAGAGCTCCTTGGGTTGACCTGCCAGGCGATAGGCTTCTTCGCTGAATTCCTTCGAGTGGGCCTGATCGCCGGTGATGAACAACATGGGCCGTGGCGAGATGGTCTCGATGTCGTTGAACGGGTAGAAATTCATGAACTTGATATTGCTGGTGACCGTCGGCTTGGTGGTTCTCTGGTCGGAGGCGCCAGCAGGGGTGAACTCGCCACGCGAGGTGCGATAGAAATCGTAGAACTCGCGCTGGATGGGATGGGTATCCTCGGTCAGCTCCAGGTCCGTGCCGCCCGCTACCGCAACTTCCCCGCCCTCGAACTCGGCATAGCGTTGTTGCGCCGCCGCGGCGATGATCTGCTTGCGCTGATCGAGCGTCAGTGAATGGTTGAGCGCATTGCGGTTGGCGGCACCCATGTCGTACATGCTCACGGTGGCAATGGCCTTCATCCGCGGATCGATCTTGGCTGCACTGATGACGAAGCTGCCACTACCGCAAATGCCTAGCACGCCAATCCGTTCGCGGTCCACGAACGTCTGGGTGCCCAGATAGTCCACGGCTGCGCTGAAAGCTTCCGCATAGAGGTCTGGCGCTACCGCGTTGCGTGGCTGACCCTCGCTCTCGCCCCAGAACGGCAAGTCGATTGCCAAGGTAATGAAACCCTGCTCGGCCAACTTCTGCGCGTACAGGTTGGCGCTTTGCTCCTTCACCGCACCCATCGGGTGACCCACGATGATGGCCGGATACCGGATGCCCGGCTTCCGGTCCTTGGGCAGGAACAGGTTACCGGCGACCTTCATCCGGTATTGATTGTTGAAGGCGACCTTTTCCGCGACCAGCCGGTCACTCGTGTAGAAGTTGTTCGCACCGTTTGACATGTCTTGCCCCGACGCAGTGAATGAGCTGGCCAGCATGGCCAGTGACAGCAATGTCTTCCTCATGTTTGTTCCTCAGTTACGCGGACAACGTGGCGTTGTCGATGACGAAGCGGTACTTGACATCGCCCTTGAGCATCCGCCCATAGGCATCGTTGATTTCATCGGCTCGGATGAGCTCGATATCTGCGACGATTCCGTGCTCGGCACAGAAATCGAGCATCTGCTGGGTTTCCGGAATCCCACCGATGGCCGACCCCGCAATTGATCGCCGCTTCAGGATCAGATTGAAGACGCCGGGCGACGGGTGCGGGCTGGCAGGCGCGCCGACAAGGGTCATCGTCCCATCGCGCTTGAGCAGCAACAGGAACGCATCCAGATCGTGCGGTGCGGCCACCGTGTTGACGATCAGGTCGAAGCTATTGGCGTGCCTGGCCATTTCCTCAGCATTACGGGACACCACCACCTCGTCGGCGCCGAGATCCAGGGCGGCCTGGCGTTTGGAATCGGAGGTGGTGAAGGCCACGACATGGGCACCCATTGCATGGGCCAGCTTCACGCCCATGTGGCCCAAGCCACCAATGCCGACGATTCCCACTTTCTTGCCTGGTCCGGCGTTCCAATGACGCAGAGGCGAGTAAGTCGTGATGCCTGCACAGAGCAGCGGGGCGACTGCGGCCAACTGTTTCTCCGGATGACGCACGTGCAGCACATATCGCTCGTGCACCACGATCTGCTCGGAGTAGCCACCCAACGTGTGACCAGGCGCATCGGTGGAAGGCGAGTTGTAGGTCAGCACCGTGTTGTCGCAGTAGTTCTCCAGTCCGTGCTCGCAGTCCTCGCAGTGCTGGCAGCTGTCCACCAAGCAGCCCACGCCGACCAGGTCGCCGACGGCGAATCCCGAGACGTGTGCACCGACGGCGGACACCCGGCCCACGATCTCGTGGCCCGGCACGCAGGGGAACAGGGTGCCGGCCCATTCAGCGCGGACCTGGTGCAGGTCGGAATGGCAGATGCCGCAGTAGGCGATGTCGATCTGGACATCGTGAGACCCAGGGGAACGGCGGGTGATCTCGATGGGTTCCAGCGGCTTGTCGCCCGCGTGGGCGCCATAGGCGTTGACGGTCATGTCGGCTCCGGACAGAGGGCGTGCCTGGTGGCACGGGTATCGGCGGTCAGTCTGCCGGGCGCGCGTCGCTTTGATTAGATAATAAATACTGATTTACCCTATAAGCGCACCTAATCAATGGCGGTGGCAGACTAGTCCCATGGCCAAGCGCAACCTCAACGATCTTGTCGCCTTCGTGACCGTGGCCCGGGAAGGCAGCTTCACGCGTGCCGCTGCGATCCTGGGGGTCACCCAGTCGGCGCTGAGCCAGGCGATCAAGGCGCTGGAAGCCAGGCTGGAGATCCGGCTTCTGACGCGCACTACACGCAGCGTGTCTCCCACGGCCGCGGGCGAGCGCCTGCTCAAGGCCATCGGCCATCGTTTCGATGAAATCGAAGCCGAACTGGACGCCATCACGGCGCTGCGGGACAAGCCCGCCGGCTCGGTGCGGATCACCTCCGGCGATCAGGTGCTCAAGTCGGTGCTCCTGCCCAAGCTGGTTCCGCTGATGCGGGAGTATCCGGACATCAATATCGAATTCGATGTCTGCTATGGCTTTCGCGACATCGTGGCCGACAGGTTCGATGCAGGTGTTCGTCTTGGCGAGGCCATCGATCAGGACATGATCGCCGTGCCGATCACCCCACCGCTGAGGATGGCCGCCGTTGCGGCGCCCACTTACTTCGCCACTCGCCCGTTGCCCAAGAAGCCGCAGGATCTGGTGAACCACAACTGCATCAACATCCGTCAGTCCACGCGTGGCGGTGTTTACGTCTGGGAATTCGAGAAGAAGGGACGGGAGCTCAACTTCAGGGCAAGTGGTCAGGGCATCTTCAATACCTCGCCGCATATCGTGGAGGCTGCCGTGATGGGGTTGGGTATCGCCTTCCTTCCCGAGGGAGAGTTCGCGCCTTATCTGGATGATGGCAGGTTGGTGCGTGTCCTCGAAGACTGGTGCCCTCCTTTCCCCGGATACCACCTGTACTACCCCAGCCGTCGGCAGCCGTCGCCTGCCTTCACGCTTGTCGTTGATGCCCTTCGTCTCTGACGCGACACGCGAGCACTGACGCCGAAAGCGCTTGTGCATGCGTAAGTGGGCTGGCCGACTTCGACAGCGGCATCAGCCAAGTCCCTCCTGTGAATGGGCCGCGCAGTACATCCGTCGTCCAACGCACCAGCTTCATCCGAGGGAGGCGCTTCGTCGCAGATCCCACACCCTCCATCGCAAGGTCGATTGATTAGCCCGGCTTATAAGGGCTAGTTTCGTGCGGATATGCATTTTTAACCGTAAGTTAGATAAGTTCCGGATCGGTCCCTGCTCCCCTTGCGACCGATCCATCCTGGGCCAGCCACATCGCCAACGCTAAACGCGTTCCAGAGAGGACCCTGTCATGCCGCACACGCCCCCGAACGAGCCCGTCGAGTTGAATGAAGACGAGGCAGCCCTCCTCGAAGAGATGCCAACGCTGGACGGAATAGGCCAGTCGCGACGCGACTTCATGGTTACCTCCGCGGTCGGTGGCATCGGGCTGTTCGCTGCCAACCTCCTTGCCCAGGAATCGGCGCTAGCGCACATGCCCTTGGCCGAGGGTGCGGCGATGGCACCGATCAAGGCGCAGAACGTGGTCAAGGTGAATCTGACCATCAACGGAAAATCGCAATCGCTTGAACTGGACTCGCGCGTGGTGCTGCTCGACGCCCTGCGTGAGCGGCTGGGCATGACCGGCACGAAGAAGGGCTGTGACCAGGGCCAGTGTGGTGCATGCACCGTTCTCATCGACGGCGAGCGCGCCCTGGCCTGCCTGACGCTGGCTGCCACGCTGGAAGGTCGCAAGGTCACCACGATCGAGGGGCTGGCTGAGGGTGATCAGCTGCACCCCTTGCAGGCCGCTTTCATCAAGCATGATGCCTTCCAGTGCGGCTATTGCACTCCTGGCCAGATCTGCTCGGCTGTCGGCGTGTTGAGCGAAGCCCGCCGCGGCCACGTCAGCCATGTCACCGCTGACCTGGGTGCTGGCACGACGTCATTGAGCAATGATGAGATCCGCGAGCGGATGAGCGGCAACATCTGCCGGTGCGGTGCCTATCCCGGCATTGTGGCGGCCGTCCAGGAGGCGCATTCGGGACGTCAGAGCGCCCAGACCTGGCAGTTCGCGACCGAAACCCAGCTGGCTGCGGTACGCAAGGAGACGGGCCATGAGACCGTTTGAATACGTCCGTGCCGAGAACGCGGGCGCCGGGGTGGACGCTGTCATCGATGTACCCGGGGCGAAATTTCTGGCTGGCGGCACCAATCTGGTCGACCTGATGAAGGAGGACGTGGAGCGGCCCACCCGCTTGGTGGACATCTCCCACCTGCCGCTGCACAGGATCGAGCGTTCCCGAGCGGGCCTGTCGCTGGGCGCCTTGGCCACCAATACGCAGACGGCCAACCATCCGCTGATCCGGGAGAACTACCCACTGCTGACGCAAGCCATCGTCGCCGGGGCCTCCGGCCAACTTCGCAACATGGCCACCAACGGCGGCAACCTGCTCCAGCGCACGCGCTGCAACTACTTCTACGACACCGCCATGCCGTGCAACAAGCGCGAGCCGGGCAGTGGCTGTGGCGCGCGCGAGGGCCTGAACAAGATCCACGCGATCCTAGGCTGGAGCGAGGGATGCGTGGCGACCTATCCCGGCGACATGGCCAATGCGCTCTACGCCTTGGATGCGAGCGTGCGTGTCCGTGGTGCTGACGGTAAAGAACGCTTGATTCCCATTGCCGAGTTTCATCGCCTGCCAGGCGAAGAGCCGCACAGGGACACAGTGCTGGGACATGGCGATCTTATCCTCGCCATCCAGTTGCCGGTGGCTTCGGCCGAGTTTGCCCGCCATTCCTATTACCTGAAGGTCCGCGACCGCAGCTCCTACGCGTTCGCCCTGGTGGCCGTGGCTGCTGCGCTCCGGGTGGAGAACGGCGCCATCAAGGATGCACGCGTGGTATTGGGTAGCGTGGCGCATAAGCCATGGCGCAGCGCCGACGCCGAGGCGGCATTGAAGGGCCAGCGTCTGGGTGAGGCTGTGTTCCAGCAGGCCGCCCAGGCGGCGCTGCAGCAGGCACGGCCTCTGGCCCACAACGCCTACAAGATCGAACTGGCTCAACGCTCCATCGTGCGCGCCCTGACGCGTGCGGCGCACCTGGCTTAAGGAGAACCCTCATGGCTCGCTACCTGGGCAAGGAAACAACACGCGTAGACGGGGTTGCCAAGGTCACCGGCAAGGCCAAATACGCCGCCGAGTTCCAGATCCCCCACCTGACGTACGGCTTCATCGTCCTGAGCACCATCGCAAAGGGGCGGATCACCCAGATCGACACCAGTGCGGCCGAAGCCTCTGCCGGCGTGATCAAGGTGTTTACCCATCTCAATGCCGGCAAACTGGGCGAGGCGCCTGCGGCCGATGCTTCGCCCGGGTGGGCGTGGCCTCTGCAATCGGACCAGGTCTTCTTCAACGGCCAACCGATCGCCCTCGTCGTGGCGGAGACCTACGAGCAAGCGCGTCATGCCGCGCGGCTGGTACAGGTGAGCTATCAAGCGCAGCCGCATGAGACAAACGTCACCACCCTGCTGGATCGGGCCAAGCCGGCCCCACAGGAAGCGCCGCCGCGGGGCAATCCGCAGGCCGCCATGCAGACTGCTGCGGTCAAGGTCCAGTCCGAGTACCGCATTCCGATCGAGCACCACAATCCGATGGAGCCGCATGCCGCCATCGCATTCTGGGAAGGCGATCAACTGACGATCTTCGACAAGACCCAGAACGTCTACGGTGTACAGCAGCATCTGTCGCAAGGCCTCGGGGTACCTCCCGCCAACATCCGCGTGGTGTCTCCCTTCGTGGGCGGTGCCTTCGGCGCCTCGCTCAAGCCCAACTACTACCCATCGCTGACCGCGATGGCCGCGCGCGAGCTCAAGCGGCCGGTCAAAGTGGTCTTCACGCGCGCGCAGATGTTCACTGGACACGGGTACCGCCCCGAGACGATCCAGAAAGTTGCGCTGGGTGCAGCTCCTGACGGCAAGCTACAGGCCATCATCCATGAGGCCTTCCACAACACCTCATCCTTCGAGTCCTTCTCAGACAACACCACAGGCTTTCTCAAGCAGGTCTATGCCTGTCCCAACCTGCATGCGCCTCTGAAGATCGCCGCCACCGACCTGGCCACGCCCACGTGGATGCGAGCTCCCGGTGCGGTGAGCGGCATGTTCGCCCTGGAAAGCGCGATGGATGAGCTGGCCTACGCGCTGAAGATCGATCCCCTCGAACTGCGTCTGATCAATTACGCCGAGGTCGATCCGGAGAGTGGCAAGCCCTTCTCCAGCAAGGCGTTGCGCGAGTGCTACCGGCTAGGCGCTGAAAAATTCGGCTGGGGCAAGCGCAATCCCGAGCCACGCTCTATGCGCGATGGCGACCTGCTGGTGGGTTGGGGTATGGCGTCCAGCGTGTGGGGCGCCATGCAGATGCCGGCCAGTGCGCGAGTGACTTACCGGGCCGACGGCACTGCCAGCGTCGCCAGCGCGACCAGCGATATCGGGCCGGGCACCTATACGGTCATGACTATGATTGCCGCCGAATTCCTGGGCTTGGCACTAGACAAGGTGAAGTTCGAGTTGGGTGATACCGACCAACCGCGCGCGCCTGCGCAAGGCGGCTCATGGACCACGTCCAGTGTCGGCTCCGCCGTACGCGGAGCTGCATTGACGATCGCCGGGAAGCTGCTGAGCCTGGCCAACCAGGACGCCGGCTCGCCGCTGCAAGGCGCTTCGATCGATGAGGTGGAAATGTTCGAGAACCGCTTGCGCCTGAAGAGCGACGCGGCACGTTCGGTCGACATTGCCGCGATCATGCAACGGGCTGGAACGCAGGAGCTGACCGAGGTCTACGACTCCAAGCCTTCACCCGAGCGTGAGAAGTACGCATCGCTCGCCCACGGCGCCCAGTTCGTCGAGGTCAAGGTCGATCCCGAACTGGGGACGGTCCGCGTCAGCCGAGTCATCGAGATCACCGCGTGCGGCAAGATCCTCAACCCCTTGGCTTCGCATAGTCAGGAGATCGGCGGCGTCGTCTGGGGTATCGGCATGGCACTGGAAGAAGCCACCGAGATCGACCACCGCTATGGCCGCATCATGAACGCGAGTCTGCAGCACTACCACGTGCCGGTGAATGCCGACATCCACGCCATCGAGACGATCTTCGTCGAGGAAGACGACACCATCGTCAACCCGCTTGGCGTCAAAGGCATGGGAGAGCTGGGAATGGTCGGCATTCCGGCTGCTATTGCCAATGCGGTGTACCACGCCACGGGCAAACGCATTCGTGATTTGCCCATCACGCCTGACAAACTGGTCTAGCCAGCCCGCAACTCGTTTGTAGCCGAGCTAAGGCGCAGGGGCCGGTCAGCCCGCTGCATCGAAGTGGGCCAGCACATCATGTCCGCTTCGGGTCGAAAGCTGCCTCGACGAGCTTGTTCGTCGAGGCGCGTTTGCCTACGATGCAACGAAGGGAGGCTGGGCTCGTTAACGCGCCGCTTATCGATGCGGAGAAGGGTCTCAGCGTTCAGGCAATCTGCGGAGATACGTCAATGAAGATCACGTTGCACGTTCTACTATTCATTGTTTCATTTCTAGTGCTCGGCAGAACGAACGCAGAAGAAGCGGCACCTTCAATCCGGGCTCAGCTGACACCGCTCTTAGATGAGATGCTTGCGGCTGCCAATGCGCACGACACGGACCGCTTCATGGCCATGTATGCTCGTAACAACGAACTCGTCGTAACGTTCGACGACCAGACGATGCACGGTTGGCAGACTGTGCGCGATCAGCAGTTCGAATGGTGGGACGGCGGGAACTCGGATGCAGTCTACCGTCTGCGTTCCGAACCTGAGATCACAGTGATTACCCCAGATGTCGTAAGCACACTGCAATCTATGGAGGTTGCCAGCACGTTGCCCGATGGCAAGAAAGGGGCCGTCCTTGTGGTGGCAACCTCCATCTGGCGGAAGCTCCCTGAGGGCTGGCGCATCGTCGTCGCCCACGAGTCACTAATCCAATAGCATCTAAGTGGCGTGCGATCTTCCAATACATTCTGGCATGGCGGACGGTGTCGCAGGTCCGCTTCCGGCCAGAAGCGGACATCAGTCATTTCCACAAACAGAGCGCCGCACTCGATTGGGCGGCGCTACGCTGGGGATGGCCCGTTCACTCGGTGCCAGGGCGCTGCCCGCTTTCAACCCAGTCAACCAGGACCTGGAACGCCTCGCCAATCTGCGTGGACGAGAATCCGCAATGCCCATCACCGACAGCGGGCAGCGTGACTGGTCTTGTCGTTGCTGCCGCGCTGGATAGATCCGCGAAGATGGACTGGAAGTGCGGGGTGATCGTGGGGTCGGCGTTGTTGTACTGGAGTACCAAGGGCCGGGAGGGCTGGCCCGTCAATGCAGGAGCAGAGGCAACGTATTGCATCGCTTTCGCGTCTCCGGCGTAACGACGCACGTCGGCATTGAAGGCCTTATCGTCGTCGAAGCCGCGGTAGACGGTCACCCGGTTGTCGACAGGCATGCCGCCGGCGCGCTGCGCGATGTCCTGGAACACGACGTAGTGAAGGCTTACGACGCCGGGCAATGCGTCGACAGGCACCTGCAGCGCCCGGGCAAGTTGATTGGTGACCTCGGGTTTGCCGGCGAGCGCGTCGGCGATGGCCGACATGGCCTCTCCCTGGTTGGATGCGGCCTGTGGCATTGACAGTCCGCCCACCGCGCCCACTACGTCGGGAAAGAAGTAGTCAAAGGCCACCAGGGTGGTCAGTAGTTCCTGTGCTAGGCGCATGCCGGGCACGTTGGCTCCGCACAGAGACAGAGCGCCTTGGTAGGCGCCGGCATGCTGCTCCAGACTGGCCGCGGCGATGCCGCCTCCCATGGAGAAGCCCACGAGATAGGTGCGGCGGGCAGCCCCGTACTGTCGAACGAACCTTTGTCGCAGTCTTTCGATGTCGACGATCGCGTCCCGCACGGCCCATCCCTGCGAGGAATATCCGCTCTGCGCGACGGCATAGCCCCGCGACAGGAAGATGGATGTTGCCTCATTGGGTGGCATCGGTAGGGTGCGCGGCATTCCCAACGGCTCGAAGCCGCGGGCAAGGATGACGAGTTCACCGTTCCAACGCTCGGGAATGTTGATTAGATAGGGCGCTTTGCCCAGCGAGCCCGCCTGCTCGACCGGAGCCTTAGTGCGGTGCGTGGCAGGCTCCGCAGCGGAAGCCTGGAACGCCAACGCGCAGGCCATCGCGAGACAGAGCGATTTTCCCGGGTTCGACATGACTCTTCCTGGTCAGGTAGATGACCCACGTTATCAGAGGCTGTGCCATGGGGCATGGCGCCGTCCCTGGGCTAGGGATCGCGCTTCGCGCCTGAGGGGGACCGGCCATCGTTCTGATGCGCGCCGGCCTCAGCGCCTGCAGGACGGACACTACTGGCCGATAGCTGCCAGCCAGGCATGCAAGTCCGCTTACGGCCGCGGCAGGTCGCTGGTCCGCTCACCTACCCATACCTGCATGTCCACCGTCTGCAGCCAACCGTAGTTGGTCAGGAAAGCCACATCGGCCGCATCGCGACCGTAAGCAACAACGATCCGGCCGCCACGGGGCGCGACTTGCGTCGGGTCGAACGTGTACCAGCGGCCGTCCAAGTAGGCCTCGAACCAAGCATGCAGGTCCATGGGTTCCAGCCCGTACAGATAGCCCACCACCATACGTGCGGGAATGCGCAGGCTCCTGCACAGCATGATCCCTACATGGGCGTAGTCGCGGCAGACGCCCGCACCTGCTTCCATTGTACCGAGGGCGTCCGTGCTTGCGTCGCTCACGCCGTACCGGTACGCGATATGCGTGCGGATCCATTGCACGATGGCGCCGACCTGGCCGGTGCGGGAATCGGCAGTATCCACGATGGCCTGCGCCTGGTCGAACGCACGGTCGCTCGGACAGTAGCGACTCGGTAGCAGGTACTGCAGTGCGTGATCGGGCAAGAACGCGGCCGATGCCGGCGGGACCCACGGCGCGATGGCGATGTCGCGCTCGGCCTCGACCTCGAGCTCGGCGCGGATCTTCATGCGCCCACGCCGCACAACGAAACGCTGGCAGAGGTTGCCAAACACGTCGACGAACTCCGTCGGCCGGACGTGCGGCTCGAAGGAATAGGTTTCGCTGATCAGCCACTGTGCTTCGCCGCTGCGCGGGCGCAGCATCGCGACCACCGCGCAGTCCTCAATGGATTCGACGATCAGCTCGCATCCCGCTTGCAGGCGCATGTTCGACCAAATGGGAGAATAAGTTCGCCGCGAGGACGTCGTCCTTCGATATTTCGCCGACGGCGTAGCAAGGATAGTCTCATATCCTTCGCAGCTCTGGCGTTATGCGCCAAAGAGGCGCTTGGTACCCGTCATGGGCGCCAACAATCAAAAAATAAGAATTTGTGCGACTCGCCCCGCTGAGCATTGTCCGCCTCTGGTCCACTTAAGAGAAGCACTCAAACGGCAGCTCTCCACTCCTGGGCAATACACCCGGCCTCAGCCGGGGCCGGACGATCTGCGCTTACTCTGGGCGACCGCTTGCGAGTCCATGGATATATACGTGAGCCGCCGCGTTCAGCAGAGCGGCGCGGATGGTCGCCGACCATGCTACGGCCTATGGGCGCGGCGCACCTTCAATCCCGTTGCCGCCGAGGAGCGCCTGCGCGCGATGCTGGATGCGCGCGGCTACCTGTTTACGCTGACACCGATCCCCGTCTAGGCTTTTCGTTCGGTGCGCACCGCGCATGCGTGCAGGTTCGACGAATGGTCGTATGCAGCGCTTGTGCCAGCTGCGCTCCGTTGAAGGACTGGCGCAACCGCGTCCTTCACATCCACCTCCTGATGTGCGTGCAAGGATGGGGTCCACGTCGGTCAGCCGCCCCCACAGGATTTCCGATGCCCCAGGTCTGGAGAGTCTTCAGCCACTGGTTACGCCTGCGTCGGCGTCTGTGGCGCTGGCGCCGCGCCGCGATCCAGAAACCGCTGGGCGCAGAAGCGCCATTGCGGGCGCAGCTCTTCAACGTCGAGCAGATGGAACTGCATGGACGTGCGCTGGCGCGCACGCACCGGTTGCGCGCGCATGCAGGGCCGGAGCGCCTGCTGAATCGACTGACCGAGAACGAGGGCCTGCTGGATGATGTCTGCGCGCTGCTGACGCGGATGGTGCAGGACGACATGCGTATAACGCCAGCCGGCGAGTGGTTGCTGGACAACTACTATCTGGTCGAAGAGCAGATCGTCACCGCACGCCGGCACTTGCCGAAAGGCTACAGCCGGCAGCTCCCGTCGCTGAGCCAAGGGCCATCGAGCGGCCTGCCACGCGTGTATGACCTGTCGCTGGAAGCCATCGCGCACGGCGATGGTCGCATCGACGCGGAAACGCTGCGCCGCTTCTTCGCCGCCTACCAGTCCATCACGCCGCTGAAGCTCGGCGAGTTGTGGGCGATTCCGATCATGTTGCGGCTGGCGCTGATCGACAACCTGCGTCGTATGGCGGTGCGCGTCATGCGCGACGGCGACGATCACCGCTTGGCCAGCGATTGGGCTGCCCAGCTCAACCGGACGGCGGCAGAGAATCCCAAGGACGTGGTGCTGGTCATCGCCGACATGGCGCGGTCGGATCCGCCGCTGAGCGGCGCGTTCGTTTCCGAGCTGACACGGGGACTGCAGGGACGTGGCGGCGTGTTCTCCATGCCGATCACCTGGCTGGAGCAATGGGCGGCAGACGGCGGCCTGCGCATCGAGGAGCTGGTGCATCTGGAGAGCCAGCAGCAGGCCGCGGACCAGGTGTCGATCAGCAACAGCATCGGCAGCCTGCGTTTCCTGGCCAATATGGACTGGCGTGAGTTCGTCGAAGACATGAGCGTGGTCGAGCGCACGC comes from the Pseudoxanthomonas sp. YR558 genome and includes:
- a CDS encoding cupin domain-containing protein, whose protein sequence is MNTSALGAGLLAAMLPIGSVDAVEPMGSTDAQEIKRVGSQPSQVGPADYFTGHVRIDPLWQADDHLNASGAMVTFEPGARSAWHTHPAGQRLMIVSGGGLTQQWGKAVQELHPGDVVVCPPGVKHWHGAAPATAMSHLAVTGTVEGKNVEWMEKVSDAQYNAR
- a CDS encoding carboxymuconolactone decarboxylase family protein, producing the protein MPSTTRVEAVCRLASAGFLAGVLFCTTAVCHAAPDKRNDPEMRGDQTPSDTLSDRQRAIVPIAAFAASGEMAGLGAALERGLDAGLTVSDVKEVLVQVYAYAGFPRSLNALDEFMTVLDARRQRGIEDAPGRGPGKVIPQGDALLAAGAANQTRLLAKPAEGPLFDFAPVIDEYLKTHLFGDIFERDNLDWQSREIATVSMLSMLPGAESQLQSHMRISMNVGITADQLRQLAEVLANHVGSESAYRARQALSNATRATGAH
- a CDS encoding NAD(P)-dependent alcohol dehydrogenase; protein product: MTVNAYGAHAGDKPLEPIEITRRSPGSHDVQIDIAYCGICHSDLHQVRAEWAGTLFPCVPGHEIVGRVSAVGAHVSGFAVGDLVGVGCLVDSCQHCEDCEHGLENYCDNTVLTYNSPSTDAPGHTLGGYSEQIVVHERYVLHVRHPEKQLAAVAPLLCAGITTYSPLRHWNAGPGKKVGIVGIGGLGHMGVKLAHAMGAHVVAFTTSDSKRQAALDLGADEVVVSRNAEEMARHANSFDLIVNTVAAPHDLDAFLLLLKRDGTMTLVGAPASPHPSPGVFNLILKRRSIAGSAIGGIPETQQMLDFCAEHGIVADIELIRADEINDAYGRMLKGDVKYRFVIDNATLSA
- a CDS encoding xanthine dehydrogenase family protein subunit M — encoded protein: MRPFEYVRAENAGAGVDAVIDVPGAKFLAGGTNLVDLMKEDVERPTRLVDISHLPLHRIERSRAGLSLGALATNTQTANHPLIRENYPLLTQAIVAGASGQLRNMATNGGNLLQRTRCNYFYDTAMPCNKREPGSGCGAREGLNKIHAILGWSEGCVATYPGDMANALYALDASVRVRGADGKERLIPIAEFHRLPGEEPHRDTVLGHGDLILAIQLPVASAEFARHSYYLKVRDRSSYAFALVAVAAALRVENGAIKDARVVLGSVAHKPWRSADAEAALKGQRLGEAVFQQAAQAALQQARPLAHNAYKIELAQRSIVRALTRAAHLA
- a CDS encoding LysR family transcriptional regulator — protein: MAKRNLNDLVAFVTVAREGSFTRAAAILGVTQSALSQAIKALEARLEIRLLTRTTRSVSPTAAGERLLKAIGHRFDEIEAELDAITALRDKPAGSVRITSGDQVLKSVLLPKLVPLMREYPDINIEFDVCYGFRDIVADRFDAGVRLGEAIDQDMIAVPITPPLRMAAVAAPTYFATRPLPKKPQDLVNHNCINIRQSTRGGVYVWEFEKKGRELNFRASGQGIFNTSPHIVEAAVMGLGIAFLPEGEFAPYLDDGRLVRVLEDWCPPFPGYHLYYPSRRQPSPAFTLVVDALRL
- a CDS encoding alpha/beta hydrolase; the encoded protein is MRKTLLSLAMLASSFTASGQDMSNGANNFYTSDRLVAEKVAFNNQYRMKVAGNLFLPKDRKPGIRYPAIIVGHPMGAVKEQSANLYAQKLAEQGFITLAIDLPFWGESEGQPRNAVAPDLYAEAFSAAVDYLGTQTFVDRERIGVLGICGSGSFVISAAKIDPRMKAIATVSMYDMGAANRNALNHSLTLDQRKQIIAAAAQQRYAEFEGGEVAVAGGTDLELTEDTHPIQREFYDFYRTSRGEFTPAGASDQRTTKPTVTSNIKFMNFYPFNDIETISPRPMLFITGDQAHSKEFSEEAYRLAGQPKELYWVKGAGHVDLYDRTDVIPFEKLTSFFKQNLR